Proteins from a genomic interval of Ptychodera flava strain L36383 chromosome 7, AS_Pfla_20210202, whole genome shotgun sequence:
- the LOC139136341 gene encoding monocarboxylate transporter 12-like: MVISGALMRPLIRNSRERNESDNFSQAPSETDGENVGGKQGVNKKSKRRCDCSHYMHVAFFTYLRCTILVISFFFVAVGIFGGSVFMQARAKVQGVGSLQQTAWLVSIAGIGSIASRAGGAFLVQHRFISATNIYLLSTLAVGVAFVIPQLADTYGGFVVLSLVMGMGSGVSLSILPVCTREYVGTNNMIVALGIVMFPSGIGFLLGPPLAGTTAGEEIIIELAFDDLDSYVIIFTDMP, from the exons ATGGTCATCAGTGGTGCGCTGATGAGACCTTTAATACGGAACAGTAGAGAAAGGAATGAGAGTGATAACTTCTCTCAGGCACCCAGTGAGACTgacggcgaaaatgttggtggtAAGCAGGGCGTGAACAAAAAATCCAAGCGAAGGTGTGATTGCTCTCATTACATGCATGTTGCCTTCTTTACCTATTTGAGATGCACGATTCTCGTCATCTCTTTCTTTTTCGTGGCTGTGGGTATTTTTGGCGGATCGGTATTTATGCAAGCCCGTGCAAAGGTTCAAGGAGTGGGAAGTCTACAGCAAACCGCTTGGCTTGTTTCTATTGCTGGCATTGGTAGCATTGCAAGTAGAGCGGGTGGCGCCTTTCTAGTTCAACATAGATTCATATCGGCCACTAACATATACCTCCTTAGCACCCTTGCCGTGGGAGTCGCTTTTGTCATACCTCAACTGGCGGACACCTATGGCGGCTTTGTTGTACTGAGCCTTGTCATGGGAATGGGATCTGGAGTCTCCCTCTCCATACTTCCTGTTTGCACGAGGGAATACGTCGGAACAAACAACATGATCGTCGCTCTGGGAATAGTAATGTTTCCATCAGGGATTGGTTTCCTTTTAGGACCCCCACTGGCAG GCACAACAGCTGGAGAAGAGATAATTATAGAGTTAGCCTTTGATGATTTGGATAGTTACGTTATCATATTCACAGATATGCCTTAG